One segment of Castanea sativa cultivar Marrone di Chiusa Pesio chromosome 3, ASM4071231v1 DNA contains the following:
- the LOC142628380 gene encoding uncharacterized protein LOC142628380: MVDGELSTDQGIIEGSISLFYRQLYSENEVHRPLLDEVVFSSISREEANWLDRPFIEDEVFRVVQDFNGDKAPGPDGFTMAFFQSCWGLMKTDIIDVFHKFHGHAVFEKCIIATFLALIPKKIDLVDVKDFRPISLVGGLYKIIAKVLANRMRRVVHALRGILSRFEEVSGLKINLGKSELVPIGDVPNLHELVEILGCRESTLPLKYLGLPLGATFRDKTVWNPILEKMERRLAGWKRLYLSKGGKVTLIKSTLSSLPTYFLSLLPIPVKVAKRMEELQRNFLWNGIGDDRKLHLVNWSKVCRPVKNGGLGIRCLRRFNSALLAKWLWRYGEENDALWRRVIGAKYGNDWGGWCTKCVMQGLWCLFVEVHSKGLAEFF; this comes from the exons ATGGTGGATGGAGAGTTATCCACAGATCAAGGGATCATTGAGGGGAGCATTTCTCTTTTCTATAGGCAATTATACTCTGAGAATGAGGTCCACAGACCTCTCTTGGATGAGGTTGTCTTTTCCAGCATTTCTAGGGAAGAGGCCAACTGGCTAGACAGACCCTTTATTGAGGATGAAGTTTTTAGAGTGGTCCAAGATTTCAATGGTGATAAAGCGCCTGGTCCGGATGGTTTTACAATGGCATTTTTTCAGTCTTGTTGGGGTTTGATGAAAACGGATATTATTGATGTGTTTCATAAATTTCATGGCCATGCGGTGTTTGAAAAGTGTATCATTGCTACTTTCCTTGCTCTCATTCCCAAGAAAATTGATCTTGTGGATGTTAAAGACTTTAggcctattagtttggtgggagGGTTGTACAAGATCATTGCTAAGGTGTTAGCCAATCGTATGCGAAGGGTGGTTCACG CTTTGCGCGGGATTCTttctagatttgaggaggtgtcagGGCTAAAAATTAATCTAGGTAAGTCTGAGTTGGTTCCAATTGGAGATGTGCCTAATCTGCATGAGCTAGTGGAGATTTTGGGTTGTAGAGAGTCTACTCTTCCGCTAAAATATTTAGGTCTTCCGTTGGGTGCTACCTTTAGAGATAAGACggtttggaatcctattttggagaagatggagcgAAGGCTAGCTGGATGGAAGAGATTGTATTTATCTAAGGGGGGCAAGGTTACCCTTATTAAGAGTACTCTCTCTAGCTTgcctacttattttctttctctccttcctatCCCAGTTAAGGTGGCTAAGCGGATGGAGGAATTacaaagaaattttctttggaaTGGTATTGGTGACGATCGTAAACTTCATTTAGTGAATTGGTCTAAGGTCTGTAGGCCAGTGAAGAATGGAGGGCTAGGCATTCGGTGCTTGAGAAGGTTTAATTCTGCCCTTCTAGCCAAATGGTTGTGGCGTTATGGTGAGGAGAATGATGCCCTTTGGAGAAGGGTCATTGGGGCGAAGTATGGGAATGactggggtggttggtgtacaAAATGCGTAATGCAGGGCTTATGGTGTTTGTTTGTGGAAGTCCATTCGAAGGGGTTGGCTGAATTTTTCTAA
- the LOC142629955 gene encoding GATA transcription factor 15-like, whose translation MCMMDLSEKESLSVEVIENKKCCTVCKTTKTPLWRGGPAGPKSLCNACGIRDRKRRNSMMGLSHVSYRKKYRSNARATTTATKSNPNVTTTSTAKAVGNGGKNLRESLKTKLMALGNDFLLQRLPSVMKKQRCQRRRKLKEEEQAAVCLMALSCGSVFA comes from the exons atGTGCATGATGGATCTTAGTGAAAAG GAATCATTGTCTGTGGAAGTGATTGAGAACAAGAAGTGCTGTACTGTTTGCAAGACCACAAAGACACCCTTGTGGAGAGGTGGGCCAGCTGGGCCCAAG TCACTGTGTAATGCCTGTGGGATCAGGGACAGAAAGAGGAGGAATTCTATGATGGGTTTGAGTCATGTATCATATAGGAAAAAATATAGATCAAATGCTCGTGCTACTACCACTGCCACCAAATCCAACCCCAATGTCACAACCACATCCACTGCTAAAGCTGTTGGCAATGGTGGCAAAAATCTGAGAGAGTCTTTGAAGACAAAATTAATGGCTTTGGGAAATGATTTCTTGCTGCAAAGGTTACCATCAGTGATGAAGAAACAGAGGTGCCAGAGGAGGAGGAAGTTGAAGGAGGAGGAACAAGCTGCTGTGTGTTTGATGGCATTGTCCTGTGGTTCTGTTTTTGCATAA
- the LOC142628252 gene encoding uncharacterized protein LOC142628252, translating to MEQQQQLLHFCDSNHPLVYLPDYRGGATCCGCQESIYGPTYLCPNFECNSSYMHHKSCAEVPLGLHHPLHPLHPLILFDEKTGYLEKEKSRCQVCNESREEYTYRCYRCDFNLHIKCAVLQLEVEFHDHPLTPFWKGITFTCDICGKEDKGRPYLCATCCFFIHRSCTSFRRRLKVVRHKHPLHITHSSFELRESDSRFCQLCVQKVDTRYGLYYCSKCDFVAHLNCAIDKRNREDINLLELKDGENEDEELDQFVESVAAYKVKKIKVGEDGTEIATEIKHFSHEHDLKLTDEEVHNNEKCDGCIRAIFPPFYSCANCSFFLHKSCANLPMKKRNPLHRHPLTLRKPPYHIWCKACYQDCNGFLYTCESCNFDLDVQCSLVPQILTHEGHKHQLILSYTSFKQRCSSCDYERNLVFRCTTCEFALDFKCATLPQTTRYEQHEHPFTLNYAAEDDSGEYYCDICEEERNPNYWFYYCVDCTYPAHPKCILGEYPNKK from the coding sequence ATGGAGCAACAACAGCAACTTCTACATTTTTGCGATTCAAATCATCCCTTGGTCTACCTTCCAGACTACAGAGGTGGAGCTACTTGTTGTGGGTGCCAAGAATCAATTTATGGTCCTACCTACTTATGTCCAAATTTCGAATGCAATAGTTCCTACATGCATCATAAATCATGTGCGGAAGTACCTCTTGGGTTGCACCATCCCTTGCACCCATTACATCCTCTTATTCTTTTTGACGAAAAAACTGGTTAtcttgagaaagaaaagagcaGATGCCAAGTCTGTAATGAATCTCGGGAAGAATACACCTATCGCTGTTACCGTTGCGACTTCAACCTTCACATCAAATGTGCTGTTTTGCAACTTGAAGTTGAATTCCACGACCACCCATTGACTCCCTTTTGGAAGGGGATCACGTTCACTTGCGACATATGCGGCAAAGAAGACAAGGGCCGGCCCTATCTTTGTGCCACATGCTGTTTTTTTATTCATAGAAGTTGCACTTCTTTCCGACGCAGACTCAAGGTTGTACGTCACAAACATCCCCTCCACATCAcccattcttcttttgaacTCCGTGAATCCGACTCCCGATTTTGTCAACTCTGTGTTCAAAAGGTGGACACGCGCTACGGCCTTTATTATTGCTCCAAATGCGATTTCGTTGCCCACCTCAATTGCGCTATAGACAAGAGAAACAGGGAGGACATAAATTTGCTGGAACTTAAAGATGGGGAGAACGAAGATGAAGAGCTGGATCAATTTGTTGAGTCAGTGGCAGCTTACAaagtcaaaaaaatcaaagtggGAGAGGACGGAACTGAAATAGCCACAGAAATTAAACACTTCAGTCATGAGCATGACTTAAAGCTTACTGATGAGGAGGTTCACAATAATGAAAAATGCGATGGGTGTATAAGAGCCATTTTCCCTCCTTTTTATAGTTGTGCCAATTGTAGCTTCTTTCTTCATAAATCTTGTGCTAATTTACCAATGAAAAAGCGAAACCCACTTCATCGCCACCCACTCACCCTCCGAAAACCGCCCTACCATATCTGGTGTAAAGCCTGTTACCAGGATTGTAATGGCTTTTTGTACACTTGTGAGTCATGCAACTTTGATCTTGATGTTCAATGTAGTTTGGTCCCACAAATCCTTACCCATGAAGGTCATAAGCACCAACTCATCCTCTCCTACACAAGCTTTAAACAAAGGTGCAGTAGTTGTGATTATGAAAGAAATCTCGTATTCCGTTGTACCACTTGTGAATTTGCACTTGACTTTAAATGTGCGACACTACCACAAACCACAAGGTACGAACAACATGAGCATCCCTTCACTCTCAATTATGCAGCTGAAGATGACTCAGGTGAATATTATTGTGATATTtgtgaagaagaacgaaacccAAACTATTGGTTCTACTACTGTGTAGATTGCACTTATCCTGCACATCCCAAATGTATTCTCGGGGAATATCCAAATAAGAAATAA
- the LOC142627811 gene encoding importin subunit alpha-1a-like — protein MSLRPSARTEVRRNRYKVAVDAEEGRRRREDNMVEIRKSRREESLLKKRREGLQQLSSGAAQNQLQQPLLGSSFQSSATGLEKKLEHLPSMVAGVWSDDSNLQLEATTQFRKLLSIERSPPIEEVIQSGVVPRFVEFLMREDYPQLQFEAAWALTNIASGTSENTKVVIDHGAVPIFVKLLGSPSDDVREQAVWALGNVAGDSPRCRDLVLGNGALLPLLAQLNEHAKLSMLRNATWTLSNFCRGKPQPPFDQVKPALPALARLIHSNDEEVLTDACWALSYLSDGTNDKIQAVIEAGVCPRLVELLFHPSPSVLIPALRTVGNIVTGDDMQTQVIINHNALPCLLNLLTNNYKKSIKKEACWTISNITAGNKEQIQAVIAADIIAPLVNLLQNAEFDIRKEAAWAISNATSGGSPEQIKYLVNQGCIKPLCDLLICPDPRIVTVCLEGLENILKVGEADKNSGSTGDVNLYAQMIDDAEGLEKIENLQSHDNTEIYEKAVKILETYWLEEDDETMPGDAAQSTFNFGGSEVPSVPSGGFKFD, from the exons atgTCGTTGAGGCCGAGTGCACGAACGGAGGTGCGGCGGAACAGGTACAAGGTGGCGGTGGACGCGGAGGAGGGGCGGCGGAGGAGGGAAGACAACATGGTGGAGATCCGCAAGTCGCGAAGAGAAGAGAGTCTCTTGAAGAAGCGTCGCGAAGGTCTCCAACAGCTCTCCTCCGGCGCCGCGCAAAACCAGCTGCAACAACCGTTGCTCGGCTCTTCTTTTCAATCCTCCGCCACCGGTCTCGAAAAGAAA TTAGAACATCTACCATCCATGGTTGCGGGAGTGTGGAGTGATGATAGTAATCTGCAGCTTGAGGCAACTACTCAGTTCAGGAAATTGCTTTCAATTG AGCGCAGCCCTCCAATTGAGGAAGTGATACAGTCAGGCGTTGTTCCTCGCTTTGTTGAGTTTCTCATGAGGGAGGACTACCCACAGCTTCAG TTTGAGGCAGCCTGGGCTCTCACTAACATTGCTTCTGGGACATCTGAGAACACTAAAGTGGTAATTGATCATGGGGCTGTCCCAATCTTTGTCAAACTTCTTGGTTCTCCTAGTGATGATGTTCGCGAGCAG GCTGTGTGGGCATTGGGAAATGTTGCTGGTGATTCCCCTAGATGTCGTGACCTTGTCCTAGGCAATGGGGCTTTGCTTCCATTGCTGGCACAGTTGAATGAGCATGCCAAGCTTTCTATGCTGAGAAATGCTACCTGGACACTGTCAAATTTTTGCCGAGGCAAGCCTCAGCCTCCTTTCGATCAG GTTAAGCCTGCACTCCCAGCTCTTGCACGCCTTATTCATTCAAATGATGAAGAAGTCTTAACTGATGCTTGCTGGGCACTCTCATATCTTTCTGATGGTACAAATGACAAAATTCAAGCTGTCATTGAAGCGGGTGTTTGTCCTCGGCTTGTTGAGCTTTTATT CCACCCATCTCCTTCTGTGCTCATTCCTGCTCTTCGTACGGTTGGAAATATTGTTACTGGAGATGATATGCAGACTCAG GTTATTATCAACCACAATGCTCTTCCATGCCTATTAAACCTGTTGaccaataattataaaaagagCATTAAGAAGGAAGCTTGTTGGACTATTTCAAATATCACTGCTGGCAATAAGGAGCAGATTCAG GCTGTTATTGCGGCTGATATAATTGCCCCCCTTGTTAATTTGCTTCAAAATGCTGAGTTTGATATTAGGAAAGAGGCTGCATGGGCAATCTCAAATGCCACATCTGGTGGTTCTCCTGAACAAATCAA GTACCTGGTAAATCAAGGGTGTATCAAGCCCTTGTGTGATCTTCTCATCTGCCCCGATCCAAGGATTGTCACAGTTTGTTTGGAAGGGCTTGAAAACATATTGAAGGTAGGGGAAGCTGATAAGAACTCGGGCAGTACTGGAGATGTAAATCTATATGCTCAAATGATTGATGATGCGGAGGGGCTAGAGAAAATTGAGAATCTTCAGAGTCATGACAATACTGAGATTTATGAGAAGGCTGTGAAGATTCTTGAGACATATTGGTTGGAGGAAGATGATGAGACAATGCCAGGTGATGCTGCCCAGTCTACGTTCAACTTTGGAGGGAGCGAAGTTCCTTCTGTTCCTTCAGGTGGATTCAAATTCGACTGA